Proteins from one Salmo salar chromosome ssa07, Ssal_v3.1, whole genome shotgun sequence genomic window:
- the LOC106609438 gene encoding RNA polymerase II-associated protein 3 isoform X4: MDKEDSAAESNDSESEDSGVPATDQDKALAEKEKGNQLFKEGKYEDAIECYTRGMGADPYNPILPTNRAACFFRLKKFAVAESDCNLSIALDSNYFKAFARRGASRFALQNYESALEDYVMVLKLDPGNLEAQNEVMKCKEVIAKLGGKAESPEAAVVTPPVVDVKQQQLMEEQQRRQEAVVQKDRGNAYFKEGKYEAAVEYYTKGMEADSTNVLLPANRAMAYLKLQRYKEAEEDCSKAIALDGTYSKAFARRGTARAALGLLKQAKEDFEEVLKLEPGNKQAFHEMKKIAIDMGTSGLLATEEHAQRRTILPVNKPPHLQSTKPLRRVDIEEVGGKILVQKEPSAVFTSTTAPCVRPQKTTSIADTVREASPPSTSPSAKILKIEEISNIPSHSPVKGPEGDAVRAQTQKHREETVSKPTEPPATPSTEVVPPAPTNSFQLEADLRKIGNGPEVIYKYLKQIQPQAYAKIFQSSLEPDMLNQILRTLQSFYIKNEEPSVILEILRNLASVRRFDMAVMFMSIPEKKVLQELFDFLRQAGLEDASVGALQKKYGV; encoded by the exons ATGGATAAAGAGGACAGCGCTGCTGAGTCCAATGACTCTGAATCTGAGGATTCTGGGGTTCCTGCTACTGACCAAGACAAAGCTCTTGCTGAGAAGGAGAAA GGTAATCAGCTGTTTAAAGAAGGGAAGTATGAGGATGCCATTGAGTGTTACACCAGAGGCATGGGTGCAGACCCTTATAACCCCATTCTGCCTACAAACCGAGCTGCCTGCTTCTTCAGACTCAAAAA GTTTGCTGTTGCCGAGTCTGACTGCAACTTGTCCATCGCTTTGGACAGTAACTACTTCAAAGCATTTGCACGAAGAGGAGCGTCTCGATTCGCCCTGCAAAATTATGAATCTGCCCTAGAAG ATTATGTAATGGTGCTCAAGCTGGATCCTGGGAACCTGGAGGCACAGAATGAAGTGATGAAATGCAAAGAG GTCATTGCTAAACTGGGTGGAAAGGCAGAAAGCCCAGAGGCTGCAGTGGTGACGCCACCTGTGGTGGACGTCAAGCAACAGCAGCTCATGGAGGAACAGCAGAGGAGACAGGAGGCGGTGGTGCAGAAAGACAGG GGGAACGCATACTTCAAAGAGGGGAAGTATGAGGCTGCAGTAGAGTACTACACCAAGGGCATGGAAGCAGACAGCACCAATGTCCTCCTGCCTGCCAACCGAGCCATGGCTTACTTAAAGCTGCAGAG ATATAAAGAGGCTGAAGAGGACTGCAGTAAAGCCATAGCCCTGGATGGCACCTACTCAAAGGCCTTTGCCCGCAGAGGGACAGCTAGGGCTGCTCTGGGACTGCTAAAACAAGCTAAAGAAG ATTTTGAGGAGGTCCTGAAGCTAGAACCAGGAAACAAGCAGGCATTTCATGAGATGAAGAAGATTGCAATT GACATGGGCACCAGTGGTCTGCTGGCAACAGAGGAGCATGCACAGCGGAGAACAATACTGCCAGTTAACAAACCACCTCACCTGCAGTCAACT AAACCATTGAGGAgagtggacattgaggaggttggTGGAAAGATCCTTGTCCAGAAGGAGCCCTCAGCTGTTTTCACTTCAACCACAGCCCCCTGTGTTAGGCCCCAGAAGACCACATCCATCGCAGACACCGTGAGAGAGGCctcacctccctctacctcccccagCGCTAAGATCCTGAAGATAGAAGAAATATCAAACATCCCCTCACATTCCCCTGTCAA AGGGCCTGAGGGGGATGCTGTGAGAGCACAGACACAGAAGCACAGGGAGGAAACCGTCAGTAAACCAACAGAACCGCCTGCTACACCCTCAACTGAGGTCGTACCTCCTGCCCCCACCAACAGCTTCCAGCTAGAGGCAGACCTAAGGAAGATTGGAAATGGCCCTGAAGTTATCTACAAGTATTTGAAG CAAATCCAGCCTCAGGCATACGCAAAGATCTTCCAGAGCTCTCTGGAGCCAGACATGCTCAATCAGATTCTAAGGACGTTACAAAGCTTCTACATCAA GAATGAAGAGCCATCTGTCATACTGGAGATCCTCAGGAATCTGGCCAGTGTGAGGCGGTTCGACATGGCTGTCATGTTCATGTCCATCCCTGAGAAGAAAG TTCTACAAGAATTGTTTGACTTTCTTCGTCAAGCAGGACTTGAGGACGCTTCAGTAGGAGCACTGCAAAAGAAGTATGGAGTGTGA
- the LOC106609441 gene encoding hemicentin-1-like, which yields MVLLCTFSLSLLLTCLAGTLASEREQGRTSEETTPYGPSFVKISGVNTVTVEVPYGFQCSANCFPACTFTWTRGGLTTQGPELNLQLKEQVPPQVLICTAINPTTGKSVTVSKTVNVTAGPSNIKITGPDTLSSGVTSNFSCSADCYPSCSYTWTISSEAQSTVTTKYGQTISVTPDSWEIAEELICEAQDTVSLLFISTYVTPYVARGPEAILITGSSSVTVGDTYNFVCLVDCTPSCTFTWTFNGKIFNGDEIQLPIFHKGDKPMVGSKLVVTVDEYRHNEALTCEAKNVASGVTAVSTKILTVTDPISVQPASQNKPLAHQPFSLQCVGSQNPASILWLKNGLPIAVSGRVSLSPNNITMSFSPLLQSDGGLYQCIVSQGGAPIKGVGYQLNVNYGPLQAVIIQSGKGPVGKVLYLLPGSKTDLQCSALCYPTCTYTWIYEGRLAEMNASFSLTPETTMDGGPLSCVAYNSVTNDNSTANTSVVLIDGPSNVTISGPGALEVGIKASFKCIAQCSPSCSYTWSVYGRTMHGRVVDITVNRYVATESFSCEAHNTITGKTATANETLSVTDSHWCGC from the exons ATGGTTCTCCTCTGCACATttagtctgtctctgctgctcaCCTGCCTGGCAG GAACACTTGccagtgagagagagcagggcagGACATCGGAGGAAACCACACCAT ATGGGCCGTCCTTTGTGAAGATCAGTGGGGTGAACACAGTGACGGTGGAAGTTCCTTATGGCTTCCAGTGCTCAGCCAATTGCTTTCCAGCCTGCACCTTCACCTGGACCAGAGGAGGGCTCACCACCCAGGGCCCAGAGCTCAACCTCCAGCTGAAGGAGCAGGTTCCTCCACAGGTCCTGATCTGTACGGCTATAAACCCCACCACTGGGAAGTCAGTGACGGTCAGCAAAACAGTCAACGTGACGG CTGGACCGTCCAATATAAAGATCACAGGTCCTGATACACTGTCCAGTGGAGTGACGTCCAACTTTTCCTGCTCTGCTGATTGCTACCCGTCCTGCTCCTACACCTGGACAATTAGTTCTGAAGCACAAAGCACAGTGACAACCAAATATGGTCAAACCATCTCCGTCACACCTGACTCCTGGGAGATTGCAGAGGAATTGATCTGTGAGGCTCAGGACACTGTCTCACTCCTCTTCATCTCAACCTATGTTACACCTTATGTGGCCC GCGGACCGGAGGCCATTTTGATCACGGGTTCCAGCTCAGTGACAGTAGGAGACACTTACAACTTTGTGTGCCTTGTTGACTGCACCCCCTCCTGTACGTTTACCTGGACATTCAATGGAAAGATCTTCAATGGCGACGAGATCCAGTTGCCCATTTTCCATAAGGGCGATAAGCCCATGGTTGGCAGTAAACTGGTGGTTACTGTTGATGAGTACAGGCACAATGAGGCACTGACGTGTGAGGCCAAGAATGTTGCCTCAGGGGTCACTGCTGTTAGCACCAAGATCCTGACCGTCACTG ATCCTATCTCTGTACAGCCGGCATCCCAGAACAAGCCCTTGGCACACCAGCCCTTCTCACTGCAGTGTGTGGGCTCTCAGAATCCAGCCTCCATTTTGTGGTTAAAAAATGGCCTCCCTATAGCTGTGTCCGGCAGGGTCAGTCTCTCCCCCAACAACATCACTATGTCTTTTAGTCCTCTGCTCCAGTCTGATGGTGGGCTGTACCAATGCATCGTTTCTCAGGGGGGAGCACCCATCAAAGGGGTTGGGTACCAACTGAATGTAAATT ATGGACCACTTCAAGCTGTTATCATCCAATCTGGCAAAGGCCCAGTAGGTAAAGTCCTGTATCTCCTGCCTGGATCAAAGACAGACCTTCAGTGTTCGGCCCTGTGCTACCCCACCTGTACCTACACCTGGATATACGAGGGGAGGCTGGCAGAGATGAACGCCTCCTTCTCCCTCACACCTGAGACCACCATGGACGGAGGACCACTCAGCTGTGTGGCTTACAATTCAGTGACCAATGACAACAGCACTGCCAATACCTCAGTTGTGTTAATTG ATGGACCATCTAACGTGACCATCTCAGGACCAGGTGCCCTAGAGGTAGGGATCAAGGCCAGCTTCAAGTGTATTGCCCAGTGCTCTCCCTCTTGCAGCTACACCTGGAGTGTGTATGGTCGGACCATGCACGGCCGTGTGGTTGATATAACCGTCAACCGTTACGTGGCCACTGAGTCTTTCAGCTGCGAGGCACACAACACGATCACCGGGAAGACAGCCACAGCCAATGAGACACTCAGTGTCACAG ATTCTCACTGGTGTGGATGTTGA
- the LOC106609438 gene encoding RNA polymerase II-associated protein 3 isoform X3, whose translation MSENKAIELQLQMRQNAEDLHNFMKDLDSWETDIKKKDEQLRSGSVVESQKSLPPVRNKDYKKKREKKKASDNNAKTEPKQVPRIKSYDYQSWDKFDVDKVLESMDKEDSAAESNDSESEDSGVPATDQDKALAEKEKGNQLFKEGKYEDAIECYTRGMGADPYNPILPTNRAACFFRLKKFAVAESDCNLSIALDSNYFKAFARRGASRFALQNYESALEDYVMVLKLDPGNLEAQNEVMKCKEVIAKLGGKAESPEAAVVTPPVVDVKQQQLMEEQQRRQEAVVQKDRGNAYFKEGKYEAAVEYYTKGMEADSTNVLLPANRAMAYLKLQRYKEAEEDCSKAIALDGTYSKAFARRGTARAALGLLKQAKEDFEEVLKLEPGNKQAFHEMKKIAIDMGTSGLLATEEHAQRRTILPVNKPPHLQSTKPLRRVDIEEVGGKILVQKEPSAVFTSTTAPCVRPQKTTSIADTVREASPPSTSPSAKILKIEEISNIPSHSPVKGPEGDAVRAQTQKHREETVSKPTEPPATPSTEVVPPAPTNSFQLEADLRKIGNGPEVIYKYLKQIQPQAYAKIFQSSLEPDMLNQILRTLQSFYIKNEEPSVILEILRNLASVRRFDMAVMFMSIPEKKVLQELFDFLRQAGLEDASVGALQKKYGV comes from the exons ATGTCTGAAAACAAAGCCATTGAACTCCAACTGCAAATGCGACAAAATGCAGAGGACCTGCATAACTTCATGAAAGATCTTGACAGCTGGGAAACTGACATAAAGAAGAAGGATGAGCAACTAAGAAGTGGGAGTGTTGTCGAGTCTCAA AAAAGCCTCCCACCAGTGCGAAACAAGGACTACAAAaagaagagggagaaaaagaagGCATCAGACAACAATGCAAAGACTGAACCAAAACAAGTACCCAGGATAAAGTCTTATGACTATCAGTCATGGGACAAATTTGATGTG GACAAGGTTTTGGAGTCCATGGATAAAGAGGACAGCGCTGCTGAGTCCAATGACTCTGAATCTGAGGATTCTGGGGTTCCTGCTACTGACCAAGACAAAGCTCTTGCTGAGAAGGAGAAA GGTAATCAGCTGTTTAAAGAAGGGAAGTATGAGGATGCCATTGAGTGTTACACCAGAGGCATGGGTGCAGACCCTTATAACCCCATTCTGCCTACAAACCGAGCTGCCTGCTTCTTCAGACTCAAAAA GTTTGCTGTTGCCGAGTCTGACTGCAACTTGTCCATCGCTTTGGACAGTAACTACTTCAAAGCATTTGCACGAAGAGGAGCGTCTCGATTCGCCCTGCAAAATTATGAATCTGCCCTAGAAG ATTATGTAATGGTGCTCAAGCTGGATCCTGGGAACCTGGAGGCACAGAATGAAGTGATGAAATGCAAAGAG GTCATTGCTAAACTGGGTGGAAAGGCAGAAAGCCCAGAGGCTGCAGTGGTGACGCCACCTGTGGTGGACGTCAAGCAACAGCAGCTCATGGAGGAACAGCAGAGGAGACAGGAGGCGGTGGTGCAGAAAGACAGG GGGAACGCATACTTCAAAGAGGGGAAGTATGAGGCTGCAGTAGAGTACTACACCAAGGGCATGGAAGCAGACAGCACCAATGTCCTCCTGCCTGCCAACCGAGCCATGGCTTACTTAAAGCTGCAGAG ATATAAAGAGGCTGAAGAGGACTGCAGTAAAGCCATAGCCCTGGATGGCACCTACTCAAAGGCCTTTGCCCGCAGAGGGACAGCTAGGGCTGCTCTGGGACTGCTAAAACAAGCTAAAGAAG ATTTTGAGGAGGTCCTGAAGCTAGAACCAGGAAACAAGCAGGCATTTCATGAGATGAAGAAGATTGCAATT GACATGGGCACCAGTGGTCTGCTGGCAACAGAGGAGCATGCACAGCGGAGAACAATACTGCCAGTTAACAAACCACCTCACCTGCAGTCAACT AAACCATTGAGGAgagtggacattgaggaggttggTGGAAAGATCCTTGTCCAGAAGGAGCCCTCAGCTGTTTTCACTTCAACCACAGCCCCCTGTGTTAGGCCCCAGAAGACCACATCCATCGCAGACACCGTGAGAGAGGCctcacctccctctacctcccccagCGCTAAGATCCTGAAGATAGAAGAAATATCAAACATCCCCTCACATTCCCCTGTCAA AGGGCCTGAGGGGGATGCTGTGAGAGCACAGACACAGAAGCACAGGGAGGAAACCGTCAGTAAACCAACAGAACCGCCTGCTACACCCTCAACTGAGGTCGTACCTCCTGCCCCCACCAACAGCTTCCAGCTAGAGGCAGACCTAAGGAAGATTGGAAATGGCCCTGAAGTTATCTACAAGTATTTGAAG CAAATCCAGCCTCAGGCATACGCAAAGATCTTCCAGAGCTCTCTGGAGCCAGACATGCTCAATCAGATTCTAAGGACGTTACAAAGCTTCTACATCAA GAATGAAGAGCCATCTGTCATACTGGAGATCCTCAGGAATCTGGCCAGTGTGAGGCGGTTCGACATGGCTGTCATGTTCATGTCCATCCCTGAGAAGAAAG TTCTACAAGAATTGTTTGACTTTCTTCGTCAAGCAGGACTTGAGGACGCTTCAGTAGGAGCACTGCAAAAGAAGTATGGAGTGTGA
- the LOC106609460 gene encoding uncharacterized protein, whose product MKDTHTLLNLLLLLVYLAGSAVTTDGGKDSTDDPLELTIVGPDFVTVGVPCSFDCAAQCSPSCSYRMSIDGQIGQGNELFFTARQWEESLNLTCTARNDDSGRSSTVSKILQVLAGPTNVSITGPDLMTPGAPKSFQCYADCHPSCNYTWGIKGRWLGGQGNEITVTPEELATSVTLNCKAINSVSGLYDMATRTIPVTYGPLELTIVGPDFVTVGVPCSFDCAAQCSPSCSYRMSIDGQIGQGNELFFTARQWEESLNLTCTARNDDSGRSSTVSKILQVLDDEKSMATQAEQTIDLLLFTFTLSLYTVISP is encoded by the exons ATGAAGGATACACACACCCTGCTCAATTTGCTTCTGCTGCTAGTGTACCTAGCAG GATCAGCTGTGACCACTGATGGAGGGAAGGACAGTACCG ATGATCCCTTGGAACTAACCATTGTGGGACCTGACTTTGTGACAGTGGGTGTGCCATGCAGTTTTGACTGTGCCGCCCAGTGCTCTCCCTCCTGTAGCTACAGAATGAGTATCGACGGGCAGATTGGACAAGGCAACGAGCTGTTCTTCACAGCTCGCCAATGGGAAGAGTCCCTAAACCTCACATGTACCGCAAGGAATGATGACTCTGGGaggtcctctacagtatcaaAGATACTGCAGGTtttag CTGGACCCACCAACGTATCGATCACGGGCCCTGACTTGATGACCCCAGGGGCCCCAAAAAGCTTCCAGTGTTACGCCGATTGTCATCCCTCCTGCAACTACACCTGGGGGATAAAGGGCAGATGGCTCGGAGGACAGGGGAACGAGATTACCGTAACTCCCGAAGAGTTGGCCACCTCTGTTACCCTGAACTGCAAAGCCATCAACAGTGTGTCTGGGCTCTATGACATGGCAACAAGGACAATACCTGTGACAT ATGGTCCCTTGGAACTAACCATTGTGGGACCTGACTTTGTGACTGTGGGTGTGCCATGCAGTTTTGACTGTGCCGCCCAGTGCTCTCCCTCCTGTAGCTACAGAATGAGTATCGACGGGCAGATTGGACAAGGCAACGAGCTGTTCTTCACAGCTCGCCAATGGGAAGAGTCCCTAAACCTCACATGTACCGCAAGGAATGATGACTCTGGGaggtcctctacagtatcaaAGATACTGCAGGTtttag ATGATGAAAAATCCATGGCCACACAGGCTGAACAGACTATAGACCTgcttctgttcaccttcacactctcaCTCTACACCGTAATATCACCATAA
- the LOC106609438 gene encoding RNA polymerase II-associated protein 3 isoform X2, which produces MVGMSENKAIELQLQMRQNAEDLHNFMKDLDSWETDIKKKDEQLRSGSVVESQKSLPPVRNKDYKKKREKKKASDNNAKTEPKQVPRIKSYDYQSWDKFDVDKVLESMDKEDSAAESNDSESEDSGVPATDQDKALAEKEKGNQLFKEGKYEDAIECYTRGMGADPYNPILPTNRAACFFRLKKFAVAESDCNLSIALDSNYFKAFARRGASRFALQNYESALEDYVMVLKLDPGNLEAQNEVMKCKEVIAKLGGKAESPEAAVVTPPVVDVKQQQLMEEQQRRQEAVVQKDRGNAYFKEGKYEAAVEYYTKGMEADSTNVLLPANRAMAYLKLQRYKEAEEDCSKAIALDGTYSKAFARRGTARAALGLLKQAKEDFEEVLKLEPGNKQAFHEMKKIAIDMGTSGLLATEEHAQRRTILPVNKPPHLQSTKPLRRVDIEEVGGKILVQKEPSAVFTSTTAPCVRPQKTTSIADTVREASPPSTSPSAKILKIEEISNIPSHSPVKGPEGDAVRAQTQKHREETVSKPTEPPATPSTEVVPPAPTNSFQLEADLRKIGNGPEVIYKYLKQIQPQAYAKIFQSSLEPDMLNQILRTLQSFYIKNEEPSVILEILRNLASVRRFDMAVMFMSIPEKKVLQELFDFLRQAGLEDASVGALQKKYGV; this is translated from the exons ATG GTAGGCATGTCTGAAAACAAAGCCATTGAACTCCAACTGCAAATGCGACAAAATGCAGAGGACCTGCATAACTTCATGAAAGATCTTGACAGCTGGGAAACTGACATAAAGAAGAAGGATGAGCAACTAAGAAGTGGGAGTGTTGTCGAGTCTCAA AAAAGCCTCCCACCAGTGCGAAACAAGGACTACAAAaagaagagggagaaaaagaagGCATCAGACAACAATGCAAAGACTGAACCAAAACAAGTACCCAGGATAAAGTCTTATGACTATCAGTCATGGGACAAATTTGATGTG GACAAGGTTTTGGAGTCCATGGATAAAGAGGACAGCGCTGCTGAGTCCAATGACTCTGAATCTGAGGATTCTGGGGTTCCTGCTACTGACCAAGACAAAGCTCTTGCTGAGAAGGAGAAA GGTAATCAGCTGTTTAAAGAAGGGAAGTATGAGGATGCCATTGAGTGTTACACCAGAGGCATGGGTGCAGACCCTTATAACCCCATTCTGCCTACAAACCGAGCTGCCTGCTTCTTCAGACTCAAAAA GTTTGCTGTTGCCGAGTCTGACTGCAACTTGTCCATCGCTTTGGACAGTAACTACTTCAAAGCATTTGCACGAAGAGGAGCGTCTCGATTCGCCCTGCAAAATTATGAATCTGCCCTAGAAG ATTATGTAATGGTGCTCAAGCTGGATCCTGGGAACCTGGAGGCACAGAATGAAGTGATGAAATGCAAAGAG GTCATTGCTAAACTGGGTGGAAAGGCAGAAAGCCCAGAGGCTGCAGTGGTGACGCCACCTGTGGTGGACGTCAAGCAACAGCAGCTCATGGAGGAACAGCAGAGGAGACAGGAGGCGGTGGTGCAGAAAGACAGG GGGAACGCATACTTCAAAGAGGGGAAGTATGAGGCTGCAGTAGAGTACTACACCAAGGGCATGGAAGCAGACAGCACCAATGTCCTCCTGCCTGCCAACCGAGCCATGGCTTACTTAAAGCTGCAGAG ATATAAAGAGGCTGAAGAGGACTGCAGTAAAGCCATAGCCCTGGATGGCACCTACTCAAAGGCCTTTGCCCGCAGAGGGACAGCTAGGGCTGCTCTGGGACTGCTAAAACAAGCTAAAGAAG ATTTTGAGGAGGTCCTGAAGCTAGAACCAGGAAACAAGCAGGCATTTCATGAGATGAAGAAGATTGCAATT GACATGGGCACCAGTGGTCTGCTGGCAACAGAGGAGCATGCACAGCGGAGAACAATACTGCCAGTTAACAAACCACCTCACCTGCAGTCAACT AAACCATTGAGGAgagtggacattgaggaggttggTGGAAAGATCCTTGTCCAGAAGGAGCCCTCAGCTGTTTTCACTTCAACCACAGCCCCCTGTGTTAGGCCCCAGAAGACCACATCCATCGCAGACACCGTGAGAGAGGCctcacctccctctacctcccccagCGCTAAGATCCTGAAGATAGAAGAAATATCAAACATCCCCTCACATTCCCCTGTCAA AGGGCCTGAGGGGGATGCTGTGAGAGCACAGACACAGAAGCACAGGGAGGAAACCGTCAGTAAACCAACAGAACCGCCTGCTACACCCTCAACTGAGGTCGTACCTCCTGCCCCCACCAACAGCTTCCAGCTAGAGGCAGACCTAAGGAAGATTGGAAATGGCCCTGAAGTTATCTACAAGTATTTGAAG CAAATCCAGCCTCAGGCATACGCAAAGATCTTCCAGAGCTCTCTGGAGCCAGACATGCTCAATCAGATTCTAAGGACGTTACAAAGCTTCTACATCAA GAATGAAGAGCCATCTGTCATACTGGAGATCCTCAGGAATCTGGCCAGTGTGAGGCGGTTCGACATGGCTGTCATGTTCATGTCCATCCCTGAGAAGAAAG TTCTACAAGAATTGTTTGACTTTCTTCGTCAAGCAGGACTTGAGGACGCTTCAGTAGGAGCACTGCAAAAGAAGTATGGAGTGTGA
- the LOC106609438 gene encoding RNA polymerase II-associated protein 3 isoform X1, producing the protein MASFEKVGMSENKAIELQLQMRQNAEDLHNFMKDLDSWETDIKKKDEQLRSGSVVESQKSLPPVRNKDYKKKREKKKASDNNAKTEPKQVPRIKSYDYQSWDKFDVDKVLESMDKEDSAAESNDSESEDSGVPATDQDKALAEKEKGNQLFKEGKYEDAIECYTRGMGADPYNPILPTNRAACFFRLKKFAVAESDCNLSIALDSNYFKAFARRGASRFALQNYESALEDYVMVLKLDPGNLEAQNEVMKCKEVIAKLGGKAESPEAAVVTPPVVDVKQQQLMEEQQRRQEAVVQKDRGNAYFKEGKYEAAVEYYTKGMEADSTNVLLPANRAMAYLKLQRYKEAEEDCSKAIALDGTYSKAFARRGTARAALGLLKQAKEDFEEVLKLEPGNKQAFHEMKKIAIDMGTSGLLATEEHAQRRTILPVNKPPHLQSTKPLRRVDIEEVGGKILVQKEPSAVFTSTTAPCVRPQKTTSIADTVREASPPSTSPSAKILKIEEISNIPSHSPVKGPEGDAVRAQTQKHREETVSKPTEPPATPSTEVVPPAPTNSFQLEADLRKIGNGPEVIYKYLKQIQPQAYAKIFQSSLEPDMLNQILRTLQSFYIKNEEPSVILEILRNLASVRRFDMAVMFMSIPEKKVLQELFDFLRQAGLEDASVGALQKKYGV; encoded by the exons GTAGGCATGTCTGAAAACAAAGCCATTGAACTCCAACTGCAAATGCGACAAAATGCAGAGGACCTGCATAACTTCATGAAAGATCTTGACAGCTGGGAAACTGACATAAAGAAGAAGGATGAGCAACTAAGAAGTGGGAGTGTTGTCGAGTCTCAA AAAAGCCTCCCACCAGTGCGAAACAAGGACTACAAAaagaagagggagaaaaagaagGCATCAGACAACAATGCAAAGACTGAACCAAAACAAGTACCCAGGATAAAGTCTTATGACTATCAGTCATGGGACAAATTTGATGTG GACAAGGTTTTGGAGTCCATGGATAAAGAGGACAGCGCTGCTGAGTCCAATGACTCTGAATCTGAGGATTCTGGGGTTCCTGCTACTGACCAAGACAAAGCTCTTGCTGAGAAGGAGAAA GGTAATCAGCTGTTTAAAGAAGGGAAGTATGAGGATGCCATTGAGTGTTACACCAGAGGCATGGGTGCAGACCCTTATAACCCCATTCTGCCTACAAACCGAGCTGCCTGCTTCTTCAGACTCAAAAA GTTTGCTGTTGCCGAGTCTGACTGCAACTTGTCCATCGCTTTGGACAGTAACTACTTCAAAGCATTTGCACGAAGAGGAGCGTCTCGATTCGCCCTGCAAAATTATGAATCTGCCCTAGAAG ATTATGTAATGGTGCTCAAGCTGGATCCTGGGAACCTGGAGGCACAGAATGAAGTGATGAAATGCAAAGAG GTCATTGCTAAACTGGGTGGAAAGGCAGAAAGCCCAGAGGCTGCAGTGGTGACGCCACCTGTGGTGGACGTCAAGCAACAGCAGCTCATGGAGGAACAGCAGAGGAGACAGGAGGCGGTGGTGCAGAAAGACAGG GGGAACGCATACTTCAAAGAGGGGAAGTATGAGGCTGCAGTAGAGTACTACACCAAGGGCATGGAAGCAGACAGCACCAATGTCCTCCTGCCTGCCAACCGAGCCATGGCTTACTTAAAGCTGCAGAG ATATAAAGAGGCTGAAGAGGACTGCAGTAAAGCCATAGCCCTGGATGGCACCTACTCAAAGGCCTTTGCCCGCAGAGGGACAGCTAGGGCTGCTCTGGGACTGCTAAAACAAGCTAAAGAAG ATTTTGAGGAGGTCCTGAAGCTAGAACCAGGAAACAAGCAGGCATTTCATGAGATGAAGAAGATTGCAATT GACATGGGCACCAGTGGTCTGCTGGCAACAGAGGAGCATGCACAGCGGAGAACAATACTGCCAGTTAACAAACCACCTCACCTGCAGTCAACT AAACCATTGAGGAgagtggacattgaggaggttggTGGAAAGATCCTTGTCCAGAAGGAGCCCTCAGCTGTTTTCACTTCAACCACAGCCCCCTGTGTTAGGCCCCAGAAGACCACATCCATCGCAGACACCGTGAGAGAGGCctcacctccctctacctcccccagCGCTAAGATCCTGAAGATAGAAGAAATATCAAACATCCCCTCACATTCCCCTGTCAA AGGGCCTGAGGGGGATGCTGTGAGAGCACAGACACAGAAGCACAGGGAGGAAACCGTCAGTAAACCAACAGAACCGCCTGCTACACCCTCAACTGAGGTCGTACCTCCTGCCCCCACCAACAGCTTCCAGCTAGAGGCAGACCTAAGGAAGATTGGAAATGGCCCTGAAGTTATCTACAAGTATTTGAAG CAAATCCAGCCTCAGGCATACGCAAAGATCTTCCAGAGCTCTCTGGAGCCAGACATGCTCAATCAGATTCTAAGGACGTTACAAAGCTTCTACATCAA GAATGAAGAGCCATCTGTCATACTGGAGATCCTCAGGAATCTGGCCAGTGTGAGGCGGTTCGACATGGCTGTCATGTTCATGTCCATCCCTGAGAAGAAAG TTCTACAAGAATTGTTTGACTTTCTTCGTCAAGCAGGACTTGAGGACGCTTCAGTAGGAGCACTGCAAAAGAAGTATGGAGTGTGA